The region aaagtAATCTCATACTTACAACAATTTGTGTCGCATCGACCAACCCTCGAGCGTGCCATCCTTTTTTTGTGCGTGTGGATAAAGCATTCTTTTTAGTGTCGGGTTCTCTACCTAATTCCTCCGCCTAAAGGAAAAACATattaaagaaaagttaaaaataaaggtaaattataaacaacaatattaatggTACGTATTTATATGAATTAGAAGCATTACCAATCTTAGGCGATGCACAGCAGTACTAACAGATCCACCACGGTAAATAACAATGGAGGAGCTTCCACTTTCTGTCCTATTCAATttgttcttttcactttttctcTTAAACTCATCTGACTCCCAATACCTCTGTAAACCTTCCCAAACTGCAGGAGCCATCCATGGAAATGGAGCCTTGTAAAGATTATGTGCAAGAtacaaatttttcttcaacCATTCACTCGCTTCATGGTTTAAATGCCGCAAGATTGAAGATTCATGTTGCGCATCCCATGTGTATATGCCCTAAGAAAAGAGAAGGTTAACCAAGTTATTGTTTCTAAAAGTTCACATACATAATTAAAAAGCATTAATGAATTTAATGGTTAAAATGATATTTACCCTAAAAGCGGTGAATATCCGTTGTCTCACATCTTTGGGCACTTTTCCCCATCCGGTCCATGCCTCTTTATAGTGACCTTTGACCAATTCATGGATTGTTCTCTTAACTTCATGATCTCTTGAAAAACCATGATATAAAAacactttaattaaaatagagaaCACTacttaaaaaaagttaattaaacacaaaattgtaaaattatCATAACATAGAATTTTACTTACATAATTACACTATCTGGGGTGATAACCCAAGGGGGCCCAGTGCTCACAGACTCATTAGAGGGCCCCTCCATTTCTATTGGTGGGTCCTCAGTGGCATGAGTAGAAGTCTCCACATATGGTTGTGGAGGGCTTTGTGCAATTGGCGCAACTATTGAAGGTTGTGGAATTGGTGTCAATGGAGTCATTGTCGTTGTTACCTGAATATTTGGATGTATAcaaggaggcattcccaaatcTGCAGGTGTACTAGATACTACTGCAGTGTTAGCAGATGTTTGATGAATATTTAGTGTGCATCGGCCCCGGCCAGATATAGATCGGCCACCACGACTTGATGTTGATCGCCCACTAGATCGACGTCCAGACTGACCACGTCCTGAGGAAACCAAAAATTAGTCTTGAATGGTACAATTAAAAAACTAACTTGGAAAATGAGGAGATAAGTatacaaatataaacaattaactTTGATCTAATAATTAtacaagtttgaaaaaaaaagtgggCATTACAAATGATAGTCAAACCTGATGTTGTGCGAGAATCTTGAGAGCGATCCATCATTCTTCAAGTTAATCTATCTATCCACCTACATAGAAGCacaaatgtaaatataaatgGTTAATTTAAGTGTGTTGCATCTCTACAAAGAAATTATTTCGATAAacatttgaaaatattagattCTTACGGCGAAACTACAAAGAAAACTTATATTCAATACAAATGTATAATAGCCAATTTGGAAAACAAAATCataggtttatatataaaaaacaagttcatagtgcataatgtattaaaaatcatgttcatcatcatcatcatcaacaacaacaacaacatcatcatcatcatcatcatcatcatcaccatcagattgttcattatcttcatcatctgTCAATTCATCCTTCTCGCTCTCACCCTCTGATATGGGTTGTAATATATCAGATAAGTCAACAACAAGTTGAATGCCTTGTGGGTCAAACAAATGAAGAATGTCTTCCATAACATTGACGCCTGTTAAGGATTGAATTTCCTCCATTTGATATGCAGATCCATCCTTTTCTGGCCAAGTTGCCTCAACCATTCTCCTAGCTTTAGTCTTGGACACAGCCAACCAATCAACCTTATCCTTTTTTGTACTTGGGTAGTCAATGTAGTTCACTTGAATAGCTTGTTGTGCCAACACAAATGGATCATACTTTGGATAAATCCTTTTCCGATTAATATCAACCAACTTATATATAGGATGAACTTTAGTGCCATTTATTGGGTCAAACCATGTACACTCAAAAAGAACGACATGATTCCATCGACTACCATGATACTCAAGTTGGACTATATCTTCAAGTAAACCATAGAAATCAGTAGATGAATCATCAGCATTGGTCCCTTGTACACAAACACCACTATTCATGGTGGCCTTCTCCATGCCATGTGTGACAGTATGAAAGTTATaaccattaataaaatatcCTGGCCATGTTGTTACTTTCTTAGATGGACCCCAAGCCAAGCTCTGCAAGAGAGGATCCGTGACTTGATTGATCTCATTTGCAACCTACATCCCAAAAAATATTCGTGAAatttttcactaattttttATGTAGTTTCAACATATTCGTATCATTACTTACAAAACTTTCAAACCACTTTGCAAAATGCTTGTCAATCGCCTTATCAATAGCATCAGCGGGGTTACCTTGTAGATAGTTGACAAATATCCTACGAATATGTAGTGCActaattgttaaatatttaacatgttgatggttataaattttaataattgactATAGCTTACTTGTAATATGACTGTACTTCCGGGCAATTTCGCAATATGTACGTATGCGCTACATGTAGCTCATTTTCCGATAGCCACCTGATCTTTGGACGACCTTGAGCTCGACCAATGTAATTGAATATAGAGAAAGGTGGGAAAATGTCATTACTCACACCCTCATCATTTCGTCGCAATCTCCTCCTCCTACATGATATGTGAGGTTCAAAGTAATGCTCTGCGAAAATGTTGATTTCCTGCGCAATATATGCTTGACAGATTGAACCCTCAACATGTGCTTTAttctttaaagttttttttagttcttgaagAAACCTACAGATATAAGAATGACTAAACATTATATAAACTAagcctaaaaaaaatatattatagtaGTGTAAATTAGATTATGGCTTGTATTACCTCtcaaaaggatacatccatctatattgaacAGGGCCTCCAATTCTAGCCTCATAGGGCAAATGGACAACAAGATGCTCCATAGAATCAAAAAATGCCGGTGGGAAAATCTTTTCCAAGTTACATAAAATCACTGCAACCTTTTCTTCTAAATCAATAAGTTTGCCAATGTCAAGCACAACAGAACATATACACTGGAATAATAAGCTTAATTCTGTTAATGGATTCCAAATGAACGATGGTAGCAATTCCCTAAAAGCAATCGGAATCAGCCTCTGCATAAACACATGGCAGTCATGGCTTTTCATACcagttatttttaattcattcatgTCAACACACCTTCCAAGATTAGAAGCATAACCATCTGGAAACCTTAATTGGTGAATCCACTCACAAATAACCCTCTTCTGTGCTTTAGTTAAAGTGTAGAGTGCTTTAGGAATAGAACGACATGTACTATTTGAAGGAACTGCTATCTCCTTACGATCACAAAGAACTCCAACATCTTTTCTTGCGTTAATGTTATCCTTGCTCTTCCCTTTCACATCCATCACAGTGAAAAACACAttatcaaaaacatttttttcgATGTGCATCACATCAAGATTGTGTCGGATCAAATTGGTTTTCCAATAAGGAAGATCCCAAAAAATGCTTCTTTTTGTCCATTTATGATCTGCTCCATACCCTGGGGGAGTGTTAATTGGGTCCTCAACTGCTGTTGGGAACATCATAACTCGATTAAGAATTTCATCCCCCGACAATATTGGCGGTGCACCATTTTTTTCCACACGACCTCGAATGAAAGATTTTTTGTCCTTACGGTACGAATGATTTTGTGGTAAGAACTTTCGATGACAATCAAAATAGCTTGCCTTCCGACCGTGTTGTAGGTGAAAAGCATTGGAGCTCTCCATACATATTGGACATCCGAAAACCCCGGCAGTACTCCACCCAGATAGCATCCCGTATGCtggaaaatcattaattgtccaCAAAAGTGCAGCCTTCATGCGAAAATATTCACTTTTGGAAATATCATATGCCATTTCACCACAAACCCATAAATTATTCAACTCATCAATCAAAGGTTGTAGAAAAACATCTATGTTCTTCTTCGGGTTCTTAGGCCCGGGACAAATTAGAGTTAAGAACATATAAGGCCTTTTCATGCACATGCCTGGTGGAAGGTTATAAGGAGTCACAACCACTGGCCAACATGAATAAGTCCTCCCAAATTGTCCATGCGGTGCAAAGCCATCAGCACATAAACCCAAACGAATATTACGAGTTTCCTGGGCAAAATCAGGATAAGTTCTATCAAAATGTTTCCATGCCTCCGCATCAGATGGATGTTGCATTACTCCCTCGTTTCTTTCATGAGTAGCATGCCAGGTCATATGCGTTGCTGTAGCATTAGAAGCATACAACCTTTGTAATCTTGGAGTTAATGGCAAGTATCTCAGAGATTGCTTGTGCAATCTTTTTATGAGCGTGATCATTAGGTAGCCTATGTCGACCCTTGACTTGCTTATACCTCGGCTCATCACAAAACTTGCAAGAGACTTCCGTAGCATCATGTTTCCAATACAACATGCAACCATTTTTGCAAGCATCTATTTTTAACCACAGTGCAAAACCAAGTTCATTCATAGTTTTTCCCGTGATGGTAATAATCGATTGGCATTGTATTATCCGGAGGAAGAACTCTTTAATTGCGGTAATCATGGAATTGAAATCAGCCTCAGACATGTTAGCATCAGACTTGATAGATAACATCCTAGCAACGAAAGACAACTGGGAGTGATTCTCACATCCTTCATATAGGGGTTGGTCAGCAATCtttaacacattaaaaaatCTATCGCTTAATTGACTTCTTCCATCAATTTGAAAACCGAAGTTGGCTCATCTAATGGTGGTTGCACACTTGGACCAGACTTCATCATTACAATGAGATGGTGCCCATATCGGAACACGAGAACGCAAAAACAATCATACACCATTCTTTTGGTCCCAAGTCATTTGCTCATAGTCACCCCTGGGCTTTTGCCACATGTTCTACACTTTGGTCATGATTCTCATTTAGCTCCTCATTAACTCGAATAATTCTTCCCCATGACAAGTCCAGCCCAATAACATTGTTTAAACCCACGGCGATATAAATGCAAAAACTACATCATCTCGAGCCGAAATCGTGTTTTTTTGCACTTAAAAACAAGGGCACCTAATATTCTCCCTCATTTTTTTGTAAGAGTCATCTTGACTAAtcgcaaattggatgaattcatcCACCCCAAAGAATAAATTCATTAGTCAATCCTTTTCGTTCAGGCAGATTTCGATTATACATCCATTTTCTTGACAACATTTTTGGACCTATGAACAAAATTACATATGatcattgttttgtattaaatatttttaaaagtaattagTTCGATAACATGCATATGCATGGTCTATTTCATATGTTCCCACATTGACTTCTTCAGACTAGCATGATATACAGTTGGCCTAGAggttttaattatcattaaaacatCTACATAATATAGCCTGATACCtttcagtttaaaaaaaaaattaatgcataCCAATTCTTGAGTAAACAATCTTACAAATTAATGCATGCATGGTTtggttaaataattacaaataagctgtgtttataatatatatttattatgtatattataATAAACTGAACTTTCTGTGTAAGTGTCAGGATTTGGGAATAATATTCAATGGTTTTTAGGAGGAAACAATGCATTCCATGGTTTATTTTTGACTTTATTTGTCTCTTGGGCATTCTCACTTTTTTAGGacatttattcttgtttttaatcatatatatttagacGGCAacaattgactttttttttttaaatattgagaaTATATTTTACCATTGAACATAAAGGCAAGAACTTAGACTCAATAAAACGCATAACTTGGTGACGTTTGAGTTGAGGTTTTGGTATAGAAAACATATTGTTAAGCCCAACTAATGAATAAATTCAACGTAAGTCTAAAATGATTATCAAATGATGCTTTTTCCAACCTCCGTTTCTAACTTCCAAAAACTATGAGACATAAATTGACCCATTCTTCTTGATGTTAGGTCATAGCATCATTTATTTACACATAAATATGTCTgcgtgttctttttttttttttaagttccaGACAAACCAACGGGTGACAAAATTTAAACcaataattaaagaataaaaaataaataaatgtaaaagcTGTTAGTTGGGTTAGTTGAATGTTCAACAAACCATAACAAAGGCCtgcttgaaaagaaaaagagaatagaaaaaCTAACCTTGTGGTCACTGACAGTGGAATcttgaaactatatatatatattactgctTGCAAAATCTGATCAGCTGTTTTAGTTCCAAGGTTTCTTAGACCTGCTATTGCCTGCGTGGATTGACATTGAAAATCAAAAACAGAAATTGAGATTCATCAAATCAACATCATAGATATTAATTTGAGATTAAAACAATGGCTCTCACTCCAAGATAGGCTTCATTCTATCAATTCATCAAATGATATATACACTAATACACATGCGCTTCATTCTAACAGgataaattaaactaaaaagttatatattaaaaaactgaAGAGGATAAGCTTACGTTGAATATATTGCGTTGATGGTCAGACGCTGAActagtatattatatatactttatcaaaaaagaacaaaaaaaattgtaaagaaTAATTGgctaactttttaaaaaaaaaaacatatatgaacATGTCATATCTggattcatttatttaaatcattGAGTCGTAGAAAccactttatatataattaatcgaAATCCTAACAACCATCCCGCACATGGTCAAACCGTAATTTGTAGTACTTCAAAATGATCGATAAATTCAAGCCGAGAAGCCATTATGAAAGGTCAACCAATTTGTTATAATGAAATTAGATACAGATAACTATGGAGAGCAAGCTTACAAGCTaatcaattatataaatactacACTTTAAATAAGAacttcacttatatatatatatatatatatatggatatatatatatataagtgaacCTCGAGCAGAAAACTCACCACCTGTCTTGAAAGACATTACCTGCACATTTCCAGGGAGGAAAAGAGTAGGAATTGTTGGGAAAACAGGAAGTGGGAAATCAACTCTAATTCAATCTCTTTTCCGAATCGTTGAACCTCGAGCATGAAAAATTCTGATTGATAATGTAGATATCCGCAAGATAGGCCTTCATGATCTGAGATCAAAACTCAGCATAATTCCTCAAGATCCAACCATGTTTGAAGGCACAGTGAGGAAGAACCTTGACCCCCTTGAAGAATACACTCGACCAAATGATTTGGGAggtcaagtatatatatatatagtcaaatcCTCCAGATAATAAATTTCTGATAATGTTTCAGGTGTTAGACAAATGCCAAGTTGGTGACTTGATACGCAGAAATAAAATGAAGCTTGATTCAAGAGGTATCATAAACTCGAGATCTGTACTTATTGATTGAAATTCAGTTACACTGTGATTAAAAATgcagttttcttttgtttgtttgtttttattagtttCTGAAAAATGGAGAGAATTGGAGTGTGGGACAAAGGCAATTGATTTGTCTTGGAAGAGCTTTTCTGAAAAAGAGCAGCATTCTTATCATTGATGAAGCTACAGCTTCAGTGGACTCTGTTACTGATGCCATGGTTCAAAAGAGAATTACTATGGACTTCAACCATTATTGACAAACACGTAAATAAGAacttcactatatatatatatggatattttatttcatattcatAATACTACACTTTTTTCACAATTAGGCCTAAACATGAGTCTAAAACCGTCTGCATAATCACTACAAAGTATTACTGGGAAGCTCCTATTTCCATTAAAACCCACACATAATGACTGGGAAGCGTGGTACAAAAGTATTACTTCTGCATAATGGATAAGCATTACCAGCGCCCTCCGGGCTTTCCATTCAAACCCCCACATAATGACTTGGAGGAGAGCACAAGTCATCTAAACAATAAGTGAAACTCAATCGGTTAATGTTTAAAATAGTTCAGAGAGATTAGCTTGTAAGGGCCTTTGTTTAATTATCACAGTGGATTACTAATCCATCCTACATGTCAAGAAAATATTAATCGAGGCAAGCTCATGCAGAGTTCTATTCCCAAACATCGATGAtctaaatataaacaaaaaaatttaacacaacGGTGAAGACCACAAGATGATTTCGTGAAATAAATAGAACACCTGAACTCGAAGCCTATCTTGTCCAATGATTCACAAGATTCAGAAAATTCCACCGAATTACTCTTTCCAAAGAAAACCCTCCACCACAAAAACCAAATCCACGGAAtattatcaaacaaataaagatcTAAATGATTCAGACCCATACAAATCCAAAAAAGTAAAATCCTAGCAATCAATCCTAGCAACCAACTCTAAacaatcaacaacaacaacaaagaccacaaatcccaaaacaaaaaaagtaagaACTCGAAAAACCATATCTAAAAAGACGAACAAATACCGGATTGAGAGAGATGTTGCCGTGGAGGTTATCAAACACATGCTTCAATAACCGGGCGGTCATTCGAGCGGCTCTGGTTGAGGACTCGAGACCGCTGGCAGCCACAATGGTGGGTGAAGACGTTAGGGTTCGTGGGAGCAGGATCTCAATCTCTTTGGGGTTTATATAGAAAACGAAAGCAAACGAGGGACTGAAGCAATGAGAGCGAGCAGGGATCTCAATCTCTTTGGCTTGTTCTTAAACTCCCGACTGACCACCGTGAAAGTGAGTCGGTGCCGAGGTTCAAAACCGGGGATTTGGTGGCTTGAAAAAGTTATCAAACCTAGGATGTTCTTACATCCTAGGTTTTACATCcactcaaattattattattattattatattattattattataatagtgAAAACCTAGGTGTTTTCATTACTATTactgttatattattattattattattgttattattattattattattattattataatgaaaacCTAGGATGTTTtcactactactactattattattattattattattattattattataatagtgAAAACCTAGGATGTTTTCACTATTattactatattattattattatagtgaaAACCTAGGATGTtttcactattattattattattattattattattattattattattaatatcaaataGCCAACTATAGTCAATTATAGAAGCATTTGATGTGACTTaggttttttaatttgttgtgatGTTTTTACGAAATCatgtttattgttaattatgataataaaataaatatattatattatacaaTATAACACCTAAAATTTGAggaatgatttatttaaaaatatattattttttttaaattatatattttactcGGTTTAATTTTCCATTAACATCAAACACCATGTTAAACAAAGCATGTTCATTAGTTATTTactacaagtttttttttcttcacctcCAAagcacaataatttttatttaatattaaaaaaattatggaaaaagATTGAATAAGAAGAAAACGCGAAAcacatttattttgtttaacgTGGAAACACATTTCATTTTTTACATATAAACCAAAACCTACATAAGCCACATCCTCGTATTTAATAACCCTATGACATTGGTGGCATGTCTAGTTGGCTAATGTAATGACAAATGgcatcaattattattattataaaaacaaatgctTTTGAAAAGTTTAATGAAAGATTCAAGCAAtgtaatcaaaattttttactattaataccataattaatgtaaatatatatttaaatgtaataatatttttaaaaatatttataattgttttttgaaatgTTCCAAGATAAATTaagcatttattttaaatatatatatataaacaaaattaatgaatgcaagtaaatatttctattattaataccataattaatgcaaacaaatatttaagtgtaataatatttttaaaatgatttataattgtttattagaaatattttcaaatcaaattatacatctattttaaatatgtaCTAGGCATTCTC is a window of Dioscorea cayenensis subsp. rotundata cultivar TDr96_F1 unplaced genomic scaffold, TDr96_F1_v2_PseudoChromosome.rev07_lg8_w22 25.fasta BLBR01000256.1, whole genome shotgun sequence DNA encoding:
- the LOC120253954 gene encoding uncharacterized protein LOC120253954 isoform X1, translated to MTWHATHERNEGVMQHPSDAEAWKHFDRTYPDFAQETRNIRLGLCADGFAPHGQFGRTYSCWPVVVTPYNLPPGMCMKRPYMFLTLICPGPKNPKKNIDVFLQPLIDELNNLWVCGEMAYDISKSEYFRMKAALLWTINDFPAYGMLSGWSTAGVFGCPICMESSNAFHLQHGRKASYFDCHRKFLPQNHSYRKDKKSFIRGRVEKNGAPPILSGDEILNRVMMFPTAVEDPINTPPGYGADHKWTKRSIFWDLPYWKTNLIRHNLDVMHIEKNVFDNVFFTVMDVKGKSKDNINARKDVGVLCDRKEIAVPSNSTCRSIPKALYTLTKAQKRVICEWIHQLRFPDGYASNLGRCVDMNELKITGMKSHDCHVFMQRLIPIAFRELLPSFIWNPLTELSLLFQCICSVVLDIGKLIDLEEKVAVILCNLEKIFPPAFFDSMEHLVVHLPYEARIGGPVQYRWMYPFERFLQELKKTLKNKAHVEGSICQAYIAQEINIFAEHYFEPHISCRRRRLRRNDEGVSNDIFPPFSIFNYIGRAQGRPKIRWLSENELHVAHTYILRNCPEVQSYYKIFVNYLQGNPADAIDKAIDKHFAKWFESFVANEINQVTDPLLQSLAWGPSKKVTTWPGYFINGYNFHTVTHGMEKATMNSGVCVQGTNADDSSTDFYGLLEDIVQLEYHGSRWNHVVLFECTWFDPINGTKVHPIYKLVDINRKRIYPKYDPFVLAQQAIQVNYIDYPSTKKDKVDWLAVSKTKARRMVEATWPEKDGSAYQMEEIQSLTGVNVMEDILHLFDPQGIQLVVDLSDILQPISEGESEKDELTDDEDNEQSDGDDDDDDDDDVVVVVDDDDDEHDF
- the LOC120253954 gene encoding uncharacterized protein LOC120253954 isoform X2, which produces MTWHATHERNEGVMQHPSDAEAWKHFDRTYPDFAQETRNIRLGLCADGFAPHGQFGRTYSCWPVVVTPYNLPPGMCMKRPYMFLTLICPGPKNPKKNIDVFLQPLIDELNNLWVCGEMAYDISKSEYFRMKAALLWTINDFPAYGMLSGWSTAGVFGCPICMESSNAFHLQHGRKASYFDCHRKFLPQNHSYRKDKKSFIRGRVEKNGAPPILSGDEILNRVMMFPTAVEDPINTPPGYGADHKWTKRSIFWDLPYWKTNLIRHNLDVMHIEKNVFDNVFFTVMDVKGKSKDNINARKDVGVLCDRKEIAVPSNSTCRSIPKALYTLTKAQKRVICEWIHQLRFPDGYASNLGRCVDMNELKITGMKSHDCHVFMQRLIPIAFRELLPSFIWNPLTELSLLFQCICSVVLDIGKLIDLEEKVAVILCNLEKIFPPAFFDSMEHLVVHLPYEARIGGPVQYRWMYPFERFLQELKKTLKNKAHVEGSICQAYIAQEINIFAEHYFEPHISCRRRRLRRNDEGVSNDIFPPFSIFNYIGRAQGRPKIRWLSENELHVAHTYILRNCPEVQSYYKIFVNYLQGNPADAIDKAIDKHFAKWFESFVANEINQVTDPLLQSLAWGPSKKVTTWPGYFINGYNFHTVTHGMEKATMNSGVCVQGTNADDSSTDFYGLLEDIVQLEYHGSRWNHVVLFECTWFDPINGTKVHPIYKLVDINRKRIYPKYDPFVLAQQAIQVNYIDYPSTKKDKVDWLAVSKTKARRMVEATWPEKDGSAYQMEEIQSLTGVNVMEDILHLFDPQGIQLVVDLSDILQPISEGESEKDELTDDEDNEQSDGG